A single window of Chloracidobacterium thermophilum B DNA harbors:
- the larC gene encoding nickel pincer cofactor biosynthesis protein LarC, whose product MSTVHARHLHFDTFAGASGDMIIGALLDAGASFDRLQSDLEQLGLGGYTLSLRRVRRAAIDCAKFDVRLTDTSDAEAIPHRHPHEGHHEHHHPHPEPHHHEPHPQELHRHDHHHGRGIREILALLDAADLNARVRARAKAIFWRLAEVEGRVHGISPEDVHFHEVGAVDAIVDIVGACLCLEQLGVEHITSAPLRVGFGFVACAHGRYPIPAPGTAELLKGVPFYAGDVEGEFTTPTGAAIITTLCRSYTRTPPFTVTHTGYGAGTRDTPGFPNALRVFLGTDGQPADRPDEETPSLQRISTLEANLDDQSPQELGYVLERLLAAGALDVFFTPVYMKKNRPAVLLSVLCRPTDEERLAQLIFRETTTLGVRVRPALRHILPRRQVRVVTPDGEVEVKVATLADGTEKVSPEYEACRRLAEATGRPLQQVYAAAREAYEKQRTASAE is encoded by the coding sequence TGATCATCGGCGCCCTGCTGGATGCCGGCGCTTCCTTTGACCGCCTCCAGTCTGACCTGGAACAACTCGGACTCGGCGGCTATACGCTTTCCCTGCGCCGCGTCCGGCGTGCCGCCATTGACTGCGCCAAATTCGATGTACGCCTCACGGATACTTCTGATGCCGAAGCCATCCCGCACCGGCACCCGCACGAAGGCCACCATGAGCATCATCACCCTCACCCGGAACCGCATCACCACGAACCACACCCACAGGAACTACACCGTCACGACCATCACCACGGGCGCGGCATCCGTGAAATTCTGGCCCTTCTCGATGCCGCCGATCTGAACGCGCGGGTCAGAGCCAGGGCCAAGGCAATCTTCTGGCGACTGGCTGAAGTCGAAGGGCGCGTCCACGGCATTTCCCCGGAGGACGTTCACTTCCACGAAGTCGGTGCAGTGGACGCCATCGTGGACATCGTGGGCGCATGTCTTTGCCTTGAGCAGTTGGGCGTCGAACACATCACCTCCGCGCCGTTGCGCGTTGGCTTTGGCTTTGTCGCCTGTGCGCATGGACGCTATCCGATTCCGGCCCCGGGCACGGCGGAACTGCTCAAAGGCGTGCCGTTTTATGCCGGCGACGTGGAAGGCGAATTCACAACGCCGACCGGCGCCGCCATCATCACCACCCTGTGCCGGAGCTACACCCGGACGCCGCCGTTTACCGTCACCCACACCGGCTACGGCGCCGGCACGCGCGACACACCGGGATTTCCCAATGCCCTGCGGGTGTTTCTCGGCACGGACGGGCAGCCGGCCGACCGCCCGGATGAAGAAACGCCGTCCCTCCAGCGCATTTCCACCCTTGAAGCCAACCTGGATGACCAGTCACCGCAGGAACTGGGCTACGTTCTGGAGCGGCTGCTCGCCGCCGGTGCGCTCGATGTCTTTTTCACGCCCGTCTATATGAAAAAAAACCGGCCAGCGGTGCTGCTGAGCGTCCTCTGCCGTCCCACAGACGAAGAGCGGCTGGCACAGCTCATCTTCCGTGAAACCACGACTCTGGGCGTCCGGGTACGTCCTGCGCTGCGCCACATCCTGCCGCGCCGGCAGGTTCGCGTCGTCACGCCAGACGGCGAAGTGGAGGTCAAGGTAGCGACACTGGCGGACGGCACGGAAAAGGTCAGCCCGGAATATGAAGCTTGCCGCCGTCTGGCGGAAGCGACGGGACGCCCGCTGCAGCAGGTCTATGCTGCGGCGCGTGAAGCGTACGAAAAGCAACGAACTGCCAGTGCAGAATAA
- a CDS encoding inorganic pyrophosphatase — translation MDKTLEAILWKMMRTLFKAHPWHGVSIGEQAPAQVTAYIEIVPTDAIKYELDKMTGHLKVDRPQKYSNHCPTLYGLIPQTYCGRRIGAFCAERTGRTDMAGDGDPLDICVLTEKPIHHSDILVQAIPIGGLRMIDGNEADDKIIAVLRNDEVYGEWRDISECPKNLVERLRHYFLTYKEIPGATERRTEITHIYDAAEAQHIIQLSREDYLESYGEFETLLNRALAGGEAEAQAMRA, via the coding sequence ATGGACAAAACCCTGGAAGCCATTTTGTGGAAGATGATGCGGACCCTGTTCAAAGCCCACCCGTGGCATGGCGTCTCCATCGGCGAGCAGGCCCCCGCGCAGGTTACGGCCTACATTGAAATCGTGCCGACGGACGCCATCAAATACGAACTCGACAAGATGACCGGGCACCTCAAGGTTGACCGTCCGCAGAAGTATTCCAACCACTGCCCGACGCTCTACGGTCTCATTCCGCAGACCTACTGTGGCAGGCGGATTGGAGCATTCTGTGCTGAACGCACCGGGCGGACAGACATGGCGGGCGACGGCGACCCCCTCGACATCTGTGTGCTGACCGAAAAGCCAATTCACCACAGCGACATTCTCGTGCAGGCCATCCCGATTGGCGGGTTGCGGATGATTGACGGCAACGAAGCCGACGACAAAATCATTGCCGTGCTCCGCAACGATGAAGTCTATGGGGAATGGCGCGACATTTCAGAGTGCCCGAAGAATCTGGTCGAGCGGCTGCGGCACTACTTTCTGACCTACAAGGAAATTCCCGGCGCCACCGAGCGGCGTACGGAAATCACCCACATCTATGACGCCGCCGAAGCGCAACACATCATCCAGTTGAGCCGGGAGGATTACCTGGAGTCGTACGGTGAGTTTGAAACCCTGCTCAACCGGGCGCTGGCCGGCGGAGAAGCTGAAGCGCAGGCGATGCGCGCCTGA
- a CDS encoding formylglycine-generating enzyme family protein, giving the protein MWSALSEKRSPILIGWCVVWMSCFLASGCDREATPAANSTPGTPARAKSKAQPLDLNNLPKTMAGVAGIELVLIPAGEFTMGEAGGEPDEQPAHRVKISQPFYLGKYEVTQAQWKQIMGNNPSKFVGDDLPVDSVSWKDVQTFLQRLNDADDPFFYRLPTEAEWEYACRAGGSGKYAGNLDAMAWYFDNAAGRTHPVGRKEPNAFGLHDMHGNVREWCQDWYDDLYYKKTPGEDPTGPTNGTWRAIRGGSYFANAAACRSAVRYKLDPELKLDSVGFRVAASVR; this is encoded by the coding sequence ATGTGGAGTGCTTTGTCGGAAAAGCGGTCACCAATCCTGATCGGTTGGTGTGTCGTGTGGATGAGTTGCTTCCTTGCCTCCGGTTGTGACCGGGAGGCGACGCCGGCCGCCAACAGTACACCTGGCACCCCGGCGCGGGCGAAAAGCAAAGCCCAACCGCTCGACCTCAACAACCTGCCCAAGACCATGGCGGGCGTGGCCGGCATTGAACTGGTACTCATTCCGGCCGGCGAGTTCACCATGGGGGAAGCCGGTGGTGAACCGGATGAGCAGCCGGCGCACCGGGTCAAGATCAGCCAGCCTTTCTACCTTGGCAAATACGAAGTCACCCAGGCCCAGTGGAAGCAGATTATGGGCAACAACCCGAGCAAGTTCGTCGGCGACGACCTGCCCGTGGACAGCGTTTCCTGGAAGGACGTGCAAACCTTTCTTCAGCGTCTGAATGATGCGGACGACCCGTTCTTCTACCGCCTGCCGACGGAAGCCGAATGGGAATATGCCTGCCGCGCCGGAGGAAGCGGCAAATATGCGGGCAATCTCGATGCCATGGCCTGGTACTTCGACAACGCCGCCGGCCGGACGCACCCGGTGGGGCGGAAAGAACCCAACGCCTTTGGCCTGCACGACATGCACGGGAACGTCCGGGAGTGGTGCCAGGACTGGTACGATGACCTCTACTACAAAAAGACGCCCGGTGAGGACCCGACCGGGCCGACGAACGGCACCTGGCGGGCGATTCGCGGTGGCTCCTACTTTGCCAATGCTGCTGCCTGCCGATCAGCCGTACGCTACAAACTCGACCCCGAACTCAAGCTCGATTCGGTTGGCTTTCGGGTTGCGGCCAGTGTTCGCTAG
- a CDS encoding catalase, translating to MTQLKRLHFCGAALVTVALATTTWAQQPLTLNNGAPVGDNKNSQTAGEHGPVLLQDIHLIEKLAAFDRERIPERVVHARGAGAYGEFVSYGDYSALTRAAFLSEKGRKTPVFVRFSTVIHPSGSPETLRDPRGFAVKFYTEEGNYDIVGNNLPVFFIRDAIQFPDMVHSLKPSPITNRQDPNRFFEFFAHTPESTHMLTFLFSDYGIPANYREMNGFGVHAFKWVNARGEVRYVKYTWKSLQGVRNLTAEEARRIQADEFSHATIDLYENIRKGNFPSWELRVQILDPKDVDRFDFNPLDATKIWPENLVPSMAIGRMTLNRIPDNFFEASEQSAFSPGNLVPGIEPSEDRLLQGRLFSYFDTQRHRLGPNFQQLEVNRPVVRVNNFNQDGALSARRMASDVNFHASDAVAPYRTHPGYKATPVPLSGTTQQRPIQKRQDFAQAGELYRSFSEQERANLIANLASDLKQVRNRAVQVRMVSHFYKADADYGSRLAQVLGLSMDEVKAAAAQLE from the coding sequence ATGACACAACTCAAACGCCTTCACTTCTGTGGCGCGGCGCTTGTGACGGTCGCCCTGGCAACGACGACGTGGGCACAACAACCCCTCACCCTCAACAACGGCGCACCCGTTGGCGACAACAAAAACTCCCAAACCGCCGGTGAACACGGGCCTGTACTGCTTCAGGACATTCACCTGATTGAAAAACTGGCGGCTTTTGACCGGGAACGCATCCCGGAACGTGTCGTCCACGCGCGTGGGGCCGGGGCGTACGGCGAGTTTGTCAGTTATGGCGACTACTCTGCCCTGACACGCGCCGCCTTTCTCAGCGAAAAGGGCAGGAAAACACCCGTTTTTGTCCGCTTCTCGACGGTCATCCACCCCAGCGGTTCACCCGAAACGCTGCGTGACCCGCGTGGCTTTGCCGTGAAGTTCTACACGGAAGAGGGCAACTACGACATCGTGGGGAACAACCTGCCGGTCTTTTTCATCCGGGACGCCATCCAGTTCCCCGACATGGTGCATTCGCTCAAACCGTCTCCCATCACCAACAGGCAGGACCCCAACCGCTTCTTCGAGTTTTTTGCCCACACGCCGGAATCCACCCACATGCTGACGTTTCTTTTTTCAGACTATGGCATTCCGGCCAACTACCGTGAGATGAACGGCTTCGGCGTCCACGCCTTCAAGTGGGTCAATGCCCGTGGCGAGGTCAGATATGTCAAGTACACGTGGAAGTCCCTGCAGGGCGTCCGCAACCTGACGGCCGAAGAAGCCCGCCGCATCCAGGCGGATGAGTTTTCCCACGCCACGATTGATCTCTACGAAAACATCCGAAAGGGCAACTTCCCGTCCTGGGAACTGCGGGTTCAAATCCTTGACCCAAAGGATGTTGACCGCTTCGACTTCAATCCGCTGGACGCCACCAAGATTTGGCCCGAAAACCTTGTGCCATCCATGGCGATTGGCAGGATGACACTCAACCGCATCCCCGACAACTTCTTTGAAGCGTCGGAACAGTCGGCATTTTCACCGGGCAATCTCGTTCCCGGCATTGAGCCGAGTGAAGACCGGCTGCTCCAAGGGCGGCTGTTTTCCTACTTCGACACGCAACGGCATCGTCTGGGCCCCAACTTTCAGCAGTTGGAAGTCAACCGTCCGGTGGTGCGCGTCAACAACTTCAATCAGGACGGCGCACTGAGCGCCCGGCGCATGGCTTCCGACGTCAACTTTCACGCCAGCGATGCAGTTGCACCCTACCGCACCCATCCCGGCTACAAGGCAACTCCCGTCCCGCTGTCCGGCACAACCCAGCAGCGGCCCATCCAGAAACGTCAGGACTTTGCGCAGGCCGGCGAACTCTACCGCTCTTTCAGCGAGCAGGAACGCGCCAACCTGATTGCCAATCTGGCCAGCGACCTCAAACAGGTTCGCAACCGCGCCGTCCAAGTCAGGATGGTCAGCCACTTCTACAAAGCCGACGCTGACTATGGTTCCCGGCTCGCCCAAGTGCTGGGACTGTCCATGGATGAAGTCAAAGCCGCTGCCGCACAACTTGAATAA
- a CDS encoding ankyrin repeat domain-containing protein, with product MTALRSVVLLSLWLLGTLAGMTPAQTSHQQSTPMNLLDAARAGDLPAVAAQLQAGADIEQTDARGSTALILAAYYGHVDLVTFLLEHKANPNAHDKLGNSALMAACFKGHIGIARALVDHGAKVNAVNANGATALMFAALFNRLPIAELLIECGADVNAVDDNGQTALSLARGQGHEDMAALLQRHGAQ from the coding sequence ATGACTGCTCTGCGCTCTGTCGTTCTGCTATCACTCTGGTTGTTGGGGACCCTGGCCGGAATGACGCCGGCCCAGACATCCCACCAGCAATCCACGCCGATGAACCTGCTCGATGCCGCCCGGGCTGGCGATCTGCCGGCCGTCGCGGCACAGCTCCAAGCTGGCGCCGACATCGAACAAACCGACGCCCGTGGCTCGACAGCGCTCATTCTGGCCGCATACTACGGTCATGTAGACCTGGTGACGTTTCTGCTCGAACACAAGGCCAACCCCAATGCCCACGACAAACTTGGCAACAGTGCGCTCATGGCGGCCTGCTTCAAGGGACACATCGGCATTGCCAGGGCCCTTGTGGACCACGGTGCCAAGGTCAATGCCGTCAATGCCAATGGAGCCACGGCCCTTATGTTTGCTGCTCTATTCAACCGGCTGCCAATTGCCGAACTGCTCATCGAATGCGGCGCTGACGTCAATGCCGTGGACGACAACGGTCAGACGGCGCTCAGCCTCGCCCGTGGGCAGGGACACGAGGACATGGCGGCGCTGCTGCAACGCCACGGCGCACAGTAA
- a CDS encoding thioredoxin family protein, whose amino-acid sequence MALTPSTMLALGTPLPDFTLADVTTGRPLSPATFADCPALLVMFICRHCPYVKHVQRELTALANEYVAKGVGVLAISSNDAATYPEDAPESLKAMAQELGFQFPYAYDETQEVAKAFQAACTPDFFVYDRTRKLVYRGQMDDSRPGNGLPVTGQDLRRALDAVLAGEPPLDGQKPSVGCNIKWRPGNAPSYA is encoded by the coding sequence ATGGCCTTGACGCCATCCACCATGCTCGCGCTGGGAACGCCGCTGCCGGATTTCACGCTGGCGGATGTCACCACCGGACGCCCTCTGTCACCAGCCACCTTTGCCGACTGCCCGGCGCTGCTCGTGATGTTCATCTGCCGCCATTGTCCTTACGTCAAGCACGTCCAGCGGGAACTCACGGCGCTGGCCAACGAGTATGTCGCCAAAGGCGTTGGCGTCCTCGCCATCAGCTCGAATGACGCCGCCACCTATCCCGAAGACGCGCCGGAATCGCTGAAAGCCATGGCGCAGGAACTCGGTTTCCAGTTTCCCTACGCCTACGATGAAACCCAGGAAGTAGCCAAAGCTTTCCAGGCAGCCTGCACCCCGGATTTCTTTGTCTATGACCGGACACGCAAACTCGTCTATCGTGGGCAGATGGATGACAGCCGCCCCGGCAACGGCCTTCCGGTTACGGGGCAAGACCTGCGCCGGGCACTGGATGCGGTGCTGGCCGGTGAGCCGCCGCTGGACGGACAAAAGCCCAGCGTCGGCTGCAACATCAAGTGGCGGCCGGGCAATGCGCCGTCCTATGCCTGA
- a CDS encoding riboflavin synthase, with amino-acid sequence MFTGIIEEVGHLEQLRRRSTGGVLSIAARTVLEGTHIGDSIAVNGVCLTVTSLTGAGFTADASEETLRVSNLGQLTPGAGVNLERAVAVGARLGGHIVQGHVDAIGRFLSRRPSGNAVTMRFGFPPDIGRYLVHKGSIAVDGISLTIAALGEDWFEIAVIPTTLAWTTLPHLTPGAPVNLEADVLAKYVERLLQYSSSSSSPSSASRLTAEHLRALGY; translated from the coding sequence ATGTTTACCGGCATCATCGAGGAAGTCGGCCATCTGGAACAGCTCCGGCGGCGCTCTACCGGCGGCGTTCTGTCCATTGCCGCCAGAACCGTTCTGGAGGGCACGCACATCGGCGACAGCATTGCTGTCAACGGCGTCTGCCTGACAGTGACTTCCCTGACCGGCGCCGGCTTTACGGCCGACGCCTCCGAAGAAACCCTGCGGGTGTCCAACCTGGGCCAGCTCACCCCCGGCGCAGGCGTCAATCTGGAGCGGGCCGTTGCCGTCGGCGCGCGCCTGGGCGGACACATCGTGCAGGGCCACGTGGACGCCATCGGCCGCTTTCTTTCGCGCCGTCCCAGTGGAAACGCCGTCACGATGCGCTTTGGTTTTCCGCCGGACATCGGACGCTACCTCGTGCACAAGGGCAGCATTGCGGTGGATGGCATCAGCCTGACGATTGCCGCGCTCGGCGAGGACTGGTTTGAAATTGCCGTCATCCCGACGACGCTCGCCTGGACGACACTGCCCCACCTTACGCCCGGGGCACCCGTCAACCTCGAAGCCGATGTGCTCGCCAAGTACGTCGAACGCCTTTTGCAGTATTCATCGTCTTCGTCATCACCTTCGTCGGCGTCCCGGCTGACGGCCGAGCACCTGCGCGCGCTGGGTTACTAG
- a CDS encoding M16 family metallopeptidase: MRLWFLICLTLWFSTVGTALPPGSIQRAAQRPAPAKAPDASAPEYAQLFNRQLPNGLEVIVYEDHAVPLVTIELACRNGSFTEPPELNGLSHLYEHMFFKANRAVKNQETYLRTIGELGIIYNGTTNTELVNYYFTTLSRHLPTALRFMRDAALYPAFDEEEFAREKEVVLGEIDRNESNPYYYLSTEMTRRLFATYTSRKNPLGTRETVAAATTDQMRLIQQRYYVPNNAAVLVAGDVEPEEAFRLVATYFGDWPRGEDPFKKYPLVEHPPLKASEGVVVTQPVQNVTIQIGWHGPSIGKDDAATYAADVFSFILRQPNSRFQRALVDSGLATGVDLIYLTQRNVGPITLTLQTTPEKARAALRAIYAEIEHFADADYFTDEELSVAKTLLEAEDLFSREKVSEHVHSLSFWWASTGLDYFRGYLPTLRKTSRADIQRYLRRYILGQPHVAVALMSPEAASSLKLTEAELVGEQRALATAH; this comes from the coding sequence ATGCGCCTTTGGTTTCTCATCTGCCTGACGCTCTGGTTTTCAACTGTAGGAACCGCCCTGCCGCCGGGCAGCATCCAGCGCGCTGCCCAACGGCCCGCTCCCGCCAAAGCGCCTGATGCTTCGGCCCCGGAGTACGCCCAGCTTTTCAACCGCCAACTGCCAAACGGCCTCGAAGTCATCGTCTATGAAGACCACGCCGTACCGCTGGTGACGATTGAACTTGCCTGCCGCAACGGTTCCTTCACCGAGCCGCCCGAACTCAACGGCCTGTCGCACCTTTACGAGCACATGTTCTTCAAGGCCAACCGGGCCGTGAAAAATCAGGAAACCTACCTGCGCACCATTGGCGAACTGGGCATCATTTACAACGGCACAACAAACACCGAGCTGGTCAACTACTACTTCACCACGCTCAGCCGGCATCTGCCCACGGCGCTGCGCTTCATGCGGGATGCCGCCCTGTACCCGGCTTTCGACGAGGAGGAATTTGCCCGCGAAAAAGAAGTCGTACTAGGCGAAATAGACCGCAATGAGTCAAATCCCTACTACTACCTTTCAACCGAAATGACGCGGCGGCTGTTTGCCACCTATACCAGCCGCAAAAATCCCCTTGGGACGCGCGAAACCGTGGCTGCGGCAACAACCGATCAGATGCGGCTCATCCAGCAGCGGTACTATGTGCCGAACAACGCCGCCGTCCTCGTTGCCGGCGATGTCGAACCCGAAGAGGCCTTTCGCCTCGTGGCAACGTATTTCGGAGACTGGCCGCGTGGTGAAGACCCGTTCAAAAAGTACCCGTTGGTGGAACATCCGCCGCTGAAAGCAAGTGAAGGCGTCGTGGTGACGCAGCCCGTGCAGAACGTCACCATTCAGATCGGCTGGCACGGCCCTTCGATTGGCAAGGACGATGCAGCCACCTACGCGGCAGATGTGTTCTCGTTCATCCTGCGGCAGCCAAACAGCCGTTTCCAGCGGGCGCTCGTGGACAGCGGTCTCGCTACCGGCGTGGATTTGATCTACCTGACCCAGCGCAACGTCGGCCCGATTACCCTCACGCTGCAAACCACACCGGAGAAAGCCCGCGCCGCCCTGCGCGCCATCTATGCCGAAATCGAACATTTTGCCGACGCCGACTACTTCACGGATGAAGAACTCAGCGTGGCCAAAACCCTGCTTGAGGCCGAAGACCTGTTTTCGCGGGAGAAGGTCAGCGAGCACGTTCACTCGCTGAGTTTCTGGTGGGCTTCAACCGGACTGGACTACTTTCGCGGCTACCTGCCAACCCTGCGGAAAACCTCGCGGGCCGACATTCAGCGTTACCTTCGCCGCTACATTCTGGGGCAGCCTCACGTCGCTGTTGCCCTGATGTCGCCCGAAGCAGCTTCCAGTCTGAAGCTGACCGAAGCCGAACTCGTTGGTGAGCAACGGGCCTTGGCTACGGCGCATTGA
- a CDS encoding nucleotidyltransferase family protein has product MHERIRFPKDQVAEFCRLHHIRRLAVFGSALRSDFNENSDIDILVEFEPEHIPGLFGIARMERELSNLLGGRKVDVRTPEDLSRYFRQDVLNEAEVQYAQE; this is encoded by the coding sequence ATGCACGAGCGGATACGATTCCCCAAAGACCAGGTTGCTGAGTTCTGCCGCCTTCACCACATCCGGCGTCTGGCAGTATTCGGTTCCGCCTTGCGTTCCGATTTCAACGAGAACAGTGACATTGACATTCTGGTTGAGTTCGAGCCGGAGCACATCCCTGGACTGTTTGGCATAGCGCGTATGGAGCGCGAACTTTCAAATCTTCTCGGCGGGCGCAAGGTTGATGTACGCACGCCGGAAGACCTGAGCCGGTATTTTCGTCAGGACGTGCTGAATGAAGCGGAGGTGCAGTATGCGCAGGAATGA
- a CDS encoding HepT-like ribonuclease domain-containing protein: MRRNDRIRLQHMLDAAREAIEFAQNSRRQDLDSDRKLTLALVKDIEIIGEAAYRITEDTRRTLPEIPWEDIVGMRHRLVHAYFDINLDILWKTVQEDLPPLTRILSELLGEK; encoded by the coding sequence ATGCGCAGGAATGACCGTATCCGCTTGCAGCACATGCTCGATGCCGCCCGGGAAGCTATCGAATTTGCTCAAAACAGCCGCCGTCAGGATTTGGACAGCGATCGCAAGCTGACGCTTGCCTTGGTCAAGGATATTGAAATCATTGGCGAAGCGGCTTATCGAATCACGGAGGATACACGACGCACTCTGCCAGAGATTCCATGGGAAGATATTGTCGGCATGCGCCACCGGCTGGTTCATGCCTACTTCGACATCAACCTGGATATTCTTTGGAAGACCGTGCAAGAAGACCTTCCCCCACTTACGCGGATTCTTTCCGAGTTATTGGGCGAGAAATAA
- a CDS encoding ABC transporter ATP-binding protein, giving the protein MSSSPTASLASPVASAPTAASSAQPSSPTLTPWQRLLRFCAPYWPSFLLGGLCILASAYINLLSPQVIRTAVDDLGRGVTQSKIARYAGLVVGIAAIRGLFLFWQRRILINRSRDIEYDLRQAFYAHLQQQPPSFFHRQRIGDLMSRATNDIGAVRMLIGPAVLYGLNTLFTVLLVLPAMVAVNVTLTAFALITLPLAAAATKYFGARIHDQSERIQEYFGLVTAKAQENFSGVRVVRAFAQEAAEEAAFDAMNREFVRRNLQLIRLSALFRPVLDILFGLGPAIVLWYGGRLVLRGELTLGQFVEFNLYLTMLVWPMIALGWVVNLTQRGLASMGRLSKIFDEAPAIHDAAAVPNLPPVAGDIEFRHLTFAYPGPDGMPGPPVLRDISLTIPRGATLAIVGSTGAGKSTLANLIPRLLDAPPGTLFIDGRPIHDYPLHQLRAAIGYAPQEAFLFSDTIAANIAFGVEQATPEAIAQAAEQAGLREDVERFPKGFETVIGERGITLSGGQKQRTALARAILRNPRILILDDALSAVDTDTEARILGHLRQVMRGRTTILIAHRISTVKDADHIVFLEDGQIVEQGTHDQLVALGGCYAALYERQKLEAELAAL; this is encoded by the coding sequence ATGAGTTCTTCTCCCACAGCCTCACTCGCCTCGCCCGTTGCTTCAGCGCCAACCGCTGCATCTTCAGCCCAACCTTCCAGCCCCACGCTCACCCCGTGGCAGCGCCTGCTCCGCTTCTGCGCGCCCTACTGGCCCAGCTTTCTGCTCGGCGGGCTGTGCATTCTGGCCAGCGCCTATATCAACCTGCTGTCGCCACAGGTGATTCGTACGGCTGTGGATGACCTTGGCAGGGGCGTCACGCAGTCCAAGATCGCACGCTATGCCGGGCTGGTTGTCGGCATCGCCGCCATCCGGGGGCTGTTTTTGTTCTGGCAGCGGCGCATCCTCATCAACCGCTCGCGCGACATCGAATACGACCTGCGTCAGGCCTTCTACGCCCATCTCCAGCAGCAACCGCCGTCCTTTTTCCATCGCCAGCGGATTGGCGATCTGATGTCGCGTGCCACGAACGACATCGGCGCCGTACGCATGCTCATCGGCCCGGCCGTACTCTACGGCCTCAACACACTGTTCACCGTCCTGCTCGTTCTGCCCGCCATGGTGGCCGTCAACGTCACCCTCACCGCCTTCGCCCTCATCACCCTGCCGCTGGCGGCGGCCGCCACGAAATACTTTGGGGCGCGCATCCACGACCAGTCGGAGCGCATTCAGGAATACTTCGGACTGGTGACGGCCAAGGCGCAGGAAAACTTTTCCGGCGTCCGTGTCGTGCGCGCCTTCGCCCAGGAAGCCGCTGAAGAAGCCGCCTTCGACGCCATGAACCGGGAGTTCGTCCGACGCAACCTGCAACTCATCCGCCTGTCAGCCCTGTTTCGTCCGGTTCTCGACATCCTGTTCGGACTCGGCCCGGCCATTGTGCTGTGGTACGGCGGGCGGCTCGTTCTGCGCGGCGAGCTGACCCTGGGGCAGTTCGTGGAATTCAACCTCTACCTGACCATGCTCGTCTGGCCGATGATTGCGCTGGGCTGGGTTGTCAACCTCACCCAGCGCGGACTGGCCAGCATGGGACGATTGTCCAAAATTTTCGATGAAGCTCCGGCCATTCATGACGCAGCCGCCGTTCCCAACCTGCCGCCCGTTGCCGGCGACATCGAGTTCCGACACCTGACCTTCGCCTACCCGGGCCCTGACGGCATGCCGGGTCCGCCTGTGCTGCGCGACATTTCGCTCACCATCCCACGCGGTGCGACCCTGGCGATAGTTGGCTCCACCGGCGCCGGCAAAAGCACCCTCGCCAATCTCATTCCCCGGCTGCTCGATGCGCCACCTGGGACGCTGTTTATTGACGGGCGGCCCATCCACGATTATCCCCTGCATCAACTCCGGGCAGCCATCGGCTACGCGCCCCAGGAAGCCTTCCTCTTCAGCGATACCATTGCCGCCAACATTGCCTTTGGCGTTGAGCAGGCAACGCCCGAAGCCATCGCCCAGGCGGCCGAACAGGCCGGACTGCGCGAAGACGTGGAACGCTTCCCAAAGGGCTTTGAAACTGTCATCGGTGAACGCGGCATCACCCTTTCCGGCGGACAGAAACAACGCACGGCGCTGGCCCGCGCCATCCTGCGCAATCCCCGCATCCTCATCCTCGACGATGCCCTTTCGGCCGTGGATACCGACACCGAAGCGCGCATTCTGGGGCATCTCCGGCAGGTGATGCGCGGACGGACCACCATCCTCATCGCCCACCGGATTTCAACCGTCAAGGATGCCGACCACATCGTGTTTCTCGAAGACGGGCAGATTGTCGAACAGGGAACGCATGACCAGCTCGTGGCCCTTGGCGGCTGCTACGCGGCGCTGTATGAACGGCAAAAACTCGAAGCCGAACTCGCGGCGCTCTGA